In the Flagellimonas sp. HMM57 genome, one interval contains:
- a CDS encoding DUF5916 domain-containing protein, with translation MRILRFVLVTMLLPVFLVAQTNTKQFTVKYITQSIKIDGVLDESVWETAESAHDFQQYFPSDSILAIQQTDIKMVYSATTLYIGVKLNTEGDDYVIPSLQRDYRAGGNDNISLLFDTFNDGTNAFLFGMNPYGVRREALISNGGGDLGGFTTSWDVKWKGESKMYDGYYICEMAIPLTSFKFKQGETKWRFNSYRFDMQTNETSTWMEIPQNQLIFSLAFMGDMVFEKPLGKSRTPLAIIPYVNGLSAKDFETDESVNELNFGGDAKVSIGNGMNLDITLNPDFSNVEVDNIFTNLTRFEISLPERRQFFIDNSDLFATFGNERDSNPFFSRRIGIAEDADGETIENGIIGGIRLSGKLNEDWRLGLLNLQTEEDTDNEIPSNNNTVFALQKKMFSRSNLSFIFVNRETFKDYDFVSEEDRYNRVVGLDYNLASSDNTWVGKFFFHKSFAHDIGNEDSSGGVDLQYNSRRINFGLRGNYVGDDFRSDLGFVRRNDIIAARPFVEFNFWPKKGKINNHGFRFSPNAIWRPTLDFQNTDYTIFTRWGAQFKTQEEIGIRMFNRFTFLTETFDPTGTDGAVELPANQGYYYTSYEIGFESDRRKVFSYAVEPGYGDFFNGTRFSFEGDMSLRLQPKVTLSLALNYDKISLPDPFPSADLWLISPRVNVTFNKSVFWSTLVQYSNQRDNLGFNSRLQWRFAPLSDLFIVYNDNYFVNTFMPRNRSINLKLTYWLNI, from the coding sequence ATGCGAATACTTCGTTTTGTACTTGTTACAATGCTCCTTCCCGTTTTCCTTGTTGCGCAGACCAACACCAAACAATTTACCGTAAAATATATTACCCAATCTATCAAAATCGATGGTGTACTGGATGAGTCCGTTTGGGAAACCGCAGAGAGCGCCCATGACTTTCAGCAATATTTCCCTTCAGACTCTATTTTGGCCATACAACAAACCGATATAAAAATGGTCTATAGCGCTACCACATTATACATTGGCGTAAAATTAAATACCGAAGGGGATGATTATGTAATTCCGTCTTTGCAAAGAGATTATAGAGCTGGTGGCAATGATAACATTAGCTTACTGTTCGATACTTTTAATGATGGTACAAATGCATTTCTTTTTGGCATGAATCCTTATGGAGTTCGCAGAGAAGCACTAATATCCAACGGTGGAGGCGATTTGGGTGGTTTTACTACCTCATGGGACGTAAAATGGAAAGGAGAATCCAAAATGTACGATGGATATTACATCTGTGAAATGGCAATACCATTGACATCCTTCAAATTTAAACAGGGAGAGACCAAATGGCGCTTTAACAGCTATCGTTTTGATATGCAGACCAATGAAACCAGCACCTGGATGGAAATACCTCAGAACCAGCTTATTTTTAGCCTTGCCTTTATGGGAGATATGGTTTTTGAAAAGCCCCTAGGAAAATCCAGAACTCCCTTAGCAATAATACCTTATGTGAACGGACTCTCTGCAAAAGACTTTGAAACCGATGAATCCGTGAACGAGCTAAATTTTGGTGGCGATGCCAAAGTATCCATAGGCAACGGAATGAATTTGGATATCACCCTTAATCCCGATTTTTCCAATGTCGAGGTAGATAATATTTTTACAAACCTGACCCGATTCGAGATTTCCTTACCGGAAAGAAGGCAGTTTTTTATCGATAACAGTGATTTATTTGCCACATTCGGCAACGAACGTGACTCTAACCCATTTTTTTCAAGAAGAATAGGGATTGCAGAAGATGCTGATGGTGAAACAATTGAAAATGGTATTATTGGTGGAATCCGTCTTAGTGGAAAACTAAATGAGGATTGGCGACTAGGTTTGTTGAACCTTCAGACCGAAGAAGACACCGACAATGAAATCCCAAGTAATAACAATACCGTTTTTGCCCTTCAAAAAAAGATGTTCTCACGGTCTAACCTTAGCTTCATTTTTGTAAATAGGGAAACTTTTAAAGATTATGATTTTGTTTCTGAAGAAGATAGATACAATCGTGTTGTAGGGCTGGATTACAATCTTGCATCCTCGGACAACACCTGGGTAGGTAAATTTTTCTTTCATAAATCTTTTGCGCATGATATTGGAAATGAAGACAGTTCTGGGGGCGTGGATTTACAGTATAACTCAAGACGTATTAATTTTGGGCTGCGTGGAAATTATGTAGGAGACGATTTTAGGTCCGATTTAGGGTTTGTGAGAAGAAACGATATCATCGCGGCAAGACCTTTTGTAGAATTCAATTTTTGGCCAAAAAAGGGTAAAATAAACAATCATGGTTTTCGCTTTAGTCCAAATGCTATCTGGAGACCTACTTTAGATTTTCAAAACACAGACTATACTATTTTTACCAGATGGGGTGCACAATTTAAGACACAGGAAGAAATAGGCATAAGAATGTTCAACAGATTTACTTTCTTAACCGAAACTTTTGACCCAACTGGAACCGATGGCGCTGTTGAGCTTCCGGCGAACCAAGGATATTATTACACTAGCTACGAAATTGGATTCGAAAGTGACCGAAGAAAAGTATTCTCATATGCTGTGGAACCTGGGTATGGAGACTTTTTCAATGGTACCCGTTTTTCATTTGAAGGAGATATGAGTTTGAGGTTACAACCAAAGGTTACCCTTTCCTTAGCATTGAACTATGATAAAATCAGTCTTCCGGACCCCTTCCCAAGCGCAGATTTATGGTTGATAAGTCCAAGGGTTAACGTAACTTTTAACAAATCTGTATTTTGGTCAACCCTGGTTCAATATAGCAACCAAAGGGATAATCTTGGGTTCAATTCCCGCTTGCAGTGGCGATTTGCACCGCTTTCGGATTTATTTATTGTTTACAACGACAACTACTTTGTAAACACATTTATGCCAAGAAACAGATCCATAAACCTGAAGCTTACCTACTGGCTAAACATTTAG